Proteins encoded in a region of the Candidatus Nanosynbacter sp. HMT-352 genome:
- a CDS encoding L-lactate dehydrogenase: MNKQKLLIVGGGGMVGATAAYACALRSVIEEIVLIDRNEDLAWGQAADINDAMGIDRSVVVRTGNYSDINDDDIVVITAGAPQLPGQTRLELVDVNAKIMRDIVKNIMANGAKPYLVIVSNPVDVLTYVALKESGLPKNRVFGTGTTLDTSRMKSYLADAFNVDSKAVDAYILGEHGDSSFSTIETAQIGEVPIKEYPGFTEEMIDGIEQEVRDRAYRVIETKKSTYFAIGFVVSKIVSALRKSTHTVYPVCSLAEGEYGLNNVVLGLPSIVNSDGVKILAGYPLTEREKESLNKSAGIIAEMISHLDKAENC, from the coding sequence GTGAATAAACAGAAATTGCTAATTGTTGGCGGAGGCGGAATGGTCGGTGCGACGGCGGCTTATGCGTGCGCATTACGTAGTGTCATCGAAGAGATTGTGCTGATTGACCGTAATGAGGATTTAGCTTGGGGTCAAGCAGCTGACATTAATGACGCTATGGGAATTGACAGAAGTGTGGTGGTTCGTACGGGAAACTATTCTGATATCAATGACGATGACATCGTTGTGATTACCGCGGGTGCACCGCAACTTCCTGGTCAGACTCGACTGGAGCTGGTTGATGTTAACGCAAAAATTATGCGTGATATTGTGAAGAATATTATGGCGAATGGCGCGAAGCCGTATTTGGTGATTGTCAGTAATCCGGTTGATGTTCTGACTTATGTGGCGCTTAAGGAATCTGGTTTGCCGAAAAATCGTGTGTTTGGGACGGGCACGACGCTTGATACTTCGCGAATGAAGTCGTATTTGGCGGACGCGTTCAATGTCGACAGTAAAGCGGTTGATGCTTATATTCTGGGCGAGCATGGCGATTCGTCGTTTTCGACAATTGAGACGGCGCAAATTGGTGAAGTGCCGATTAAAGAATATCCTGGATTTACGGAGGAAATGATTGACGGAATTGAGCAGGAGGTTCGCGACCGAGCGTATCGGGTGATTGAAACAAAGAAATCGACGTATTTTGCGATTGGGTTTGTCGTGTCTAAGATTGTTTCGGCACTCCGAAAATCGACACATACGGTTTATCCCGTTTGCTCGTTGGCTGAGGGTGAATATGGACTGAATAATGTTGTGCTTGGATTGCCGTCAATAGTTAATAGCGATGGTGTGAAGATTTTGGCAGGCTATCCACTTACCGAGCGAGAAAAAGAATCACTGAATAAATCCGCTGGAATTATTGCGGAAATGATTTCTCATCTTGATAAAGCGGAAAATTGCTGA
- the tuf gene encoding elongation factor Tu, whose amino-acid sequence MADAFDRSKPHVNVGTMGHVDHGKTTLTAAITAVLAKRLPSAVNKPVAYDQIDNAPEEKQRGITIASSHQEYESNNRHYAHVDMPGHADYVKNMITGAAQVDGAVLVIAATDGPMPQTREHVLLAKQVGVPKLVVFLNKMDMADEEMVELIEEEVRELLEANGFDKDAPIIKGSALKALEGEEKYEDAIMELVEAMDSYIPEPTRDMDKPFIMPIEDVFSIKGRGTVATGRIEQGVVKINDEVEIVGLKPTQKSVVTGIEAFKKSLDQGQAGDNAGVLLRGIERSDIERGQVLCKPGTITPHTEFEAEVYILKKEEGGRHTPFSKGYKPQFYFRTTDVTGEVELPADKEMVMPGDTVTFKVKLLAPIAMEQGLNFAIREGGRTVGAGVITKIDK is encoded by the coding sequence ATGGCAGATGCATTTGACCGAAGCAAACCGCACGTTAACGTTGGTACAATGGGCCACGTTGACCACGGTAAGACTACGCTGACTGCTGCGATTACTGCAGTGTTGGCAAAGCGCCTACCAAGCGCAGTTAACAAACCTGTTGCGTACGACCAGATCGACAACGCACCAGAAGAGAAGCAACGTGGTATTACTATCGCGTCTTCACACCAAGAGTATGAATCAAACAATCGTCACTATGCGCACGTTGACATGCCAGGACACGCTGACTATGTTAAGAACATGATCACCGGTGCTGCTCAGGTTGACGGTGCAGTTTTGGTTATTGCCGCAACTGACGGTCCAATGCCACAGACTCGTGAGCACGTTCTGCTTGCAAAGCAGGTTGGTGTGCCTAAGCTAGTTGTCTTCTTGAACAAGATGGACATGGCTGACGAGGAAATGGTTGAACTGATCGAAGAAGAAGTTCGCGAATTGCTTGAAGCTAACGGCTTCGACAAAGACGCTCCAATTATCAAGGGTTCAGCTTTGAAGGCTCTTGAAGGTGAAGAGAAGTACGAAGACGCTATTATGGAATTGGTTGAAGCTATGGATAGCTACATTCCAGAGCCAACTCGCGACATGGACAAGCCATTCATCATGCCAATTGAGGATGTTTTCTCAATTAAGGGTCGTGGTACAGTGGCAACTGGTCGTATTGAGCAGGGTGTTGTTAAGATTAACGACGAAGTTGAAATCGTTGGTTTGAAGCCAACTCAAAAATCAGTTGTTACTGGTATTGAAGCCTTCAAGAAATCTCTTGACCAAGGTCAAGCAGGTGACAACGCAGGTGTCTTGCTACGTGGTATTGAGCGTTCTGACATTGAGCGTGGTCAGGTTTTGTGTAAGCCAGGTACAATTACTCCACACACCGAGTTTGAGGCTGAAGTTTACATCTTGAAGAAGGAAGAAGGCGGTCGCCACACTCCATTCTCAAAGGGCTACAAGCCACAGTTCTACTTCCGCACAACTGACGTTACTGGTGAAGTTGAATTGCCAGCTGACAAAGAAATGGTTATGCCAGGCGACACTGTAACCTTCAAGGTTAAGTTGCTTGCACCAATCGCTATGGAGCAAGGTTTGAACTTTGCTATCCGCGAAGGTGGCCGTACTGTTGGTGCTGGTGTGATTACAAAGATTGACAAATAA
- the tgt gene encoding tRNA guanosine(34) transglycosylase Tgt has protein sequence MQGKPFSFEITSRFNDTLARTGIIHTPHGDIKTPAFIVVGTKANVKAMIPEMVKDVGAQAVLANAYHLYLQPGHELIEKTGYLGKFMNWDGPTFTDSGGFQVLSLGSGFKKVLAMSTDVDEEIAIAKKSSRHAWVDENGVMFKSHLDGSYHKFTPELSMQIQAGIGADITFAFDELTSLIDPYEYQVEALARTHAWAERSLAEVKRLREARPDKPYQALFGVLQGANYEDLRKQTAEFLGAMDFDGYGIGGALEKETMAQTIQWVNQILPENKPRHLLGISEPDDIFAAIEQGVDTFDCVSPTRVARNGAAYTPFGRVNVRGRKYREMFAPIMDNCDCYTCKNYTAAYLCHLLHARESLAGTLLSIHNERFIVKLVDDIRASLEDGTFYEFRDSFLAKYYSKK, from the coding sequence ATGCAGGGAAAACCTTTTTCTTTTGAAATAACTTCACGATTTAACGACACATTGGCGCGAACGGGAATTATTCACACGCCGCACGGTGATATTAAAACGCCGGCGTTTATTGTGGTTGGAACTAAGGCTAATGTTAAGGCGATGATTCCTGAGATGGTGAAGGATGTTGGCGCGCAGGCGGTGCTGGCGAACGCTTATCATCTATACTTGCAGCCGGGTCATGAATTGATTGAAAAGACTGGATATCTTGGCAAATTTATGAACTGGGATGGTCCGACTTTTACAGATAGCGGTGGTTTTCAGGTGTTGAGTCTGGGCTCGGGCTTTAAGAAAGTTTTGGCGATGAGTACTGATGTTGACGAAGAAATTGCGATTGCTAAAAAATCGTCAAGGCATGCTTGGGTGGACGAAAACGGCGTAATGTTTAAGTCGCATCTGGACGGCTCTTACCATAAATTCACGCCAGAATTGTCTATGCAAATCCAAGCCGGAATCGGTGCTGACATTACTTTTGCGTTTGACGAATTGACATCTTTGATTGATCCGTATGAATATCAAGTTGAGGCGCTGGCCAGGACGCATGCCTGGGCGGAGCGAAGTTTGGCGGAAGTCAAGCGCTTGCGGGAGGCTCGTCCAGATAAGCCATATCAAGCTTTATTTGGCGTTTTGCAAGGCGCGAATTACGAGGATTTACGAAAGCAAACTGCCGAGTTTTTGGGCGCGATGGATTTTGATGGCTATGGAATCGGTGGCGCGTTGGAAAAGGAAACTATGGCGCAAACGATTCAGTGGGTCAATCAAATTCTGCCTGAAAATAAACCACGTCATTTACTGGGAATTTCCGAGCCTGATGATATTTTTGCGGCGATTGAGCAGGGGGTTGATACCTTTGACTGTGTGAGTCCGACGCGAGTGGCTAGGAATGGCGCCGCGTATACGCCGTTTGGTCGGGTCAATGTGCGTGGCCGAAAATACCGTGAGATGTTTGCACCGATTATGGATAATTGCGATTGCTATACTTGCAAGAATTACACGGCGGCTTATCTCTGTCATCTTTTACACGCTCGCGAGTCGTTGGCTGGAACGTTGTTATCAATCCACAACGAGCGATTTATCGTTAAGTTGGTTGATGATATTCGAGCCAGCTTGGAGGACGGGACTTTTTACGAGTTCCGTGATTCGTTCCTGGCGAAGTATTATAGTAAGAAATAG